A single Bacillus sp. OxB-1 DNA region contains:
- a CDS encoding FadR/GntR family transcriptional regulator, whose amino-acid sequence MIVRKRISDQIIEQITNKISSGEFPIDSKLPSENELAKMFNVSRVPIREALSALSSHGIIESVHGGGNWVRPKPFDKLIDQPLIDIISYQQIMDLLETRIILETKAAGLAAQRHDENDLKKMYHAQEIFFKEIDQPNKVHDETDFLFHQAIVYSTKNEVLIRTLENLSDIYNRALKVSLTINIKIKGKKKQVYEEHQAILKAISLRNAEEAEAAMLKHLSNSLEKLKARRDEFNEIIVD is encoded by the coding sequence ATGATTGTCAGGAAACGTATATCAGATCAAATTATTGAACAAATAACAAATAAAATAAGCTCTGGTGAGTTTCCAATAGACTCAAAACTTCCTTCAGAAAATGAACTGGCAAAAATGTTTAACGTAAGTCGCGTCCCTATCCGTGAAGCTTTGAGTGCCCTGTCTTCTCACGGTATTATAGAATCTGTGCACGGCGGTGGAAATTGGGTTCGACCAAAGCCTTTTGATAAGCTAATAGATCAGCCATTAATTGATATAATCTCATACCAACAAATAATGGACTTGCTGGAAACGAGGATTATCCTTGAAACAAAGGCTGCTGGATTAGCAGCACAACGACACGATGAGAATGATCTAAAAAAAATGTACCATGCACAAGAAATTTTCTTTAAAGAGATAGACCAACCAAATAAAGTTCATGACGAAACAGATTTCCTCTTCCATCAAGCAATTGTGTACTCCACAAAAAATGAAGTTCTAATTCGGACTTTAGAAAACTTATCAGATATTTACAATAGAGCACTTAAAGTTTCTCTAACTATAAATATTAAAATAAAAGGTAAGAAGAAACAAGTTTACGAAGAACATCAAGCAATTTTAAAAGCTATCTCTCTTAGAAACGCCGAGGAAGCAGAAGCTGCAATGCTTAAACATCTTTCAAATAGCCTAGAAAAGCTTAAAGCTAGGCGAGATGAATTCAATGAAATTATTGTTGACTAA